From a single Aquincola tertiaricarbonis genomic region:
- a CDS encoding ShlB/FhaC/HecB family hemolysin secretion/activation protein — MSLLHAFLPSRACAAALLVAGLALPAAAQPAAAPEPAPRFAILEFEVDGNSVLPVTTIEKAVMPFMGEQRELADVEKAREALERAYQQAGYLTVFVDVPEQRVDGGVVRLQVTEGRVERLRITGSRYYSQGAIRERLPELAEGQVPNFNAVQQQVAQLQRPERQLQPVLRPGRDPGTVEAELKVTDQLPLSGSVELTNRHAAGTSATRLSATLRYDNLFQRDHGLSLTAIVAPQEPSESKVLVANYTAPLSATDTLVGYLVVSDSLLEPVGAVSVLGKGTTLGLRWMRSFAGSGSFHSLVLGADYKRLDQRTDVADLNAVTNPLRYVPLQLGYNGQWGSDWGQTTVNTSFVFGVKALLMRSIACTSDGNVGPIDQFQCSRNGADGGFGYWRGDARHSLPLAGGLLSGRLGWQLASQPLVSGEQYSLGGAETVRGYLEAEAAGDHALLGSLEWRSPNLLGARSAEGKPLPSAHEIALLAFLDAARATTIDPFPGQPGRVPLLGSGLGLRLKLASTAQAELDLAWPHKRTSATPDSGARLHLRLLAQF, encoded by the coding sequence GTGAGCCTCCTGCACGCCTTTCTCCCTTCGCGCGCCTGCGCCGCCGCCCTGCTGGTGGCCGGCCTGGCTCTGCCTGCAGCGGCCCAGCCAGCCGCGGCCCCCGAGCCGGCGCCGCGCTTCGCCATCCTCGAGTTCGAGGTCGATGGCAACAGCGTGCTGCCCGTCACCACCATCGAGAAGGCGGTGATGCCCTTCATGGGCGAACAGCGTGAGCTGGCCGACGTGGAGAAGGCCCGCGAGGCGCTGGAACGCGCCTACCAGCAGGCCGGCTACCTGACCGTGTTCGTGGACGTGCCCGAGCAGCGGGTGGACGGCGGCGTGGTGCGGCTGCAGGTGACCGAAGGCCGGGTCGAGCGGCTGCGCATCACCGGCTCGCGCTACTACAGCCAGGGCGCCATCCGCGAACGGCTGCCCGAACTGGCCGAAGGCCAGGTGCCCAACTTCAACGCCGTGCAGCAGCAGGTGGCGCAGCTGCAGCGGCCCGAGCGCCAGCTGCAGCCGGTGCTGCGGCCGGGCCGCGACCCCGGCACCGTGGAGGCCGAGCTGAAGGTGACCGACCAGCTGCCGCTGTCGGGCAGCGTGGAGCTGACGAACCGGCATGCGGCCGGCACCTCCGCCACCCGGCTGTCGGCCACGCTGCGCTACGACAACCTGTTCCAGCGCGACCATGGTCTGTCGCTCACCGCCATCGTGGCGCCGCAGGAGCCCAGCGAATCCAAGGTGCTGGTGGCCAACTACACGGCGCCGCTGTCGGCCACCGACACGCTGGTGGGCTACCTGGTGGTGTCCGACAGCCTGCTGGAGCCGGTGGGCGCGGTGTCGGTGCTGGGCAAGGGCACCACGCTGGGCCTGCGCTGGATGCGCAGCTTCGCCGGGTCCGGCAGCTTCCACAGCCTGGTGCTGGGGGCCGACTACAAGCGGCTGGACCAGCGCACCGACGTCGCCGACCTCAACGCCGTGACCAACCCGTTGCGCTATGTGCCGCTGCAGCTGGGCTACAACGGCCAGTGGGGCAGCGACTGGGGCCAGACCACGGTCAACACCAGCTTCGTGTTCGGTGTGAAGGCGCTGCTGATGCGCAGCATCGCCTGCACGTCGGACGGCAACGTGGGCCCCATCGACCAGTTCCAGTGCAGCCGCAACGGTGCCGACGGCGGCTTTGGCTACTGGCGCGGCGATGCCCGACACAGCCTGCCCCTGGCCGGCGGCCTGCTGAGCGGCCGGCTGGGCTGGCAGCTGGCCAGCCAGCCGCTGGTCTCGGGCGAGCAGTACAGCCTGGGCGGTGCCGAGACCGTGCGCGGCTACCTGGAGGCCGAAGCCGCGGGCGACCATGCCCTGCTGGGCTCGCTGGAATGGCGCAGCCCCAACCTGCTGGGCGCCCGCAGCGCCGAAGGCAAGCCGCTGCCCAGCGCGCACGAGATCGCGCTGCTGGCCTTTCTGGACGCCGCCCGCGCCACCACCATAGACCCCTTCCCCGGCCAGCCCGGCCGGGTGCCCCTGCTGGGCAGCGGCCTGGGTCTGCGGCTGAAGCTGGCCAGCACCGCGCAGGCCGAGCTGGACCTGGCCTGGCCCCACAAGCGCACCAGCGCCACGCCCGATAGCGGCGCCCGGCTGCACCTGCGGCTGCTGGCGCAGTTCTGA
- a CDS encoding PEP-CTERM sorting domain-containing protein has protein sequence MPRSLPPLRACAALGSRLLAAATLAAAAPSVLAVIGMPQDGDNYPAELVLTVWDPVAKASYTYDTGVSMESFMETAQTDAGYQRFWTLDPANDRALAKFMEAGTAKDRLLWYVAGVDASGFGDAGDYRVATTLRATTVQGQTSNAYRQLMARPSIEFATDATAAMATYFADLNTDANNALNFHGARGPGGAADVNYNGSSYTIEGQQGYVDSAAQPWRMSAAAGIDLTNPVGRSSWFYLLQNQGPEAATDAPVIVDEFDNLTNDGYWGLDVLNGRYILSYSLFTTGPSAAQRAFAASVGRTELNGGFRVTALAGVAALATEGRATIASRPVSLGAVTLDPVTAPVPEPASVALMAVGAAAVAAAAARRRTRA, from the coding sequence ATGCCCCGCTCGCTCCCGCCCCTGCGCGCCTGCGCTGCCCTCGGCAGCCGCCTGCTCGCCGCTGCCACGCTGGCCGCCGCCGCCCCATCCGTCCTGGCCGTGATCGGCATGCCGCAGGACGGCGACAACTACCCCGCCGAACTGGTGCTGACGGTGTGGGACCCGGTGGCCAAGGCTTCCTACACCTACGACACCGGCGTGTCGATGGAAAGCTTCATGGAGACGGCGCAGACCGATGCCGGCTACCAGCGCTTCTGGACGCTGGACCCGGCCAACGACCGGGCCCTGGCCAAGTTCATGGAAGCGGGCACCGCCAAGGATCGACTGCTCTGGTACGTGGCGGGTGTGGACGCCTCGGGCTTCGGCGATGCCGGCGACTACCGCGTGGCCACCACGCTGCGGGCCACCACGGTGCAGGGGCAGACGAGCAATGCCTACCGCCAGCTGATGGCGCGGCCCAGCATCGAGTTCGCCACCGACGCGACCGCCGCGATGGCGACCTACTTCGCCGACCTGAACACCGACGCCAACAACGCGCTCAACTTCCACGGGGCCCGCGGCCCGGGCGGCGCGGCCGACGTGAACTACAACGGCAGCAGCTACACCATCGAGGGCCAGCAGGGCTACGTCGACAGCGCGGCCCAGCCCTGGCGCATGAGTGCGGCCGCCGGCATCGACCTCACCAACCCGGTCGGCCGCTCTTCCTGGTTCTACCTGCTGCAGAACCAGGGGCCCGAGGCGGCGACCGATGCGCCGGTGATCGTCGACGAGTTCGACAACCTGACCAACGACGGCTACTGGGGCCTGGACGTGCTGAACGGCCGCTACATCCTCAGCTACTCGCTCTTCACCACCGGCCCCAGCGCGGCGCAGCGGGCCTTTGCGGCCAGCGTGGGCCGCACCGAGCTGAACGGGGGCTTTCGCGTCACCGCGCTGGCCGGCGTGGCCGCGCTGGCCACCGAAGGCCGGGCCACCATCGCCAGCAGGCCGGTGAGCCTGGGCGCCGTGACGCTGGACCCCGTGACGGCCCCGGTGCCCGAGCCCGCCAGCGTGGCCTTGATGGCCGTGGGCGCCGCTGCCGTGGCCGCCGCCGCGGCACGTCGGCGAACCCGCGCATAA
- a CDS encoding PEP-CTERM sorting domain-containing protein encodes MQLKKLAAAVGLALTLPAAFAAINTDNGAELFMLVWNENGSYALDTGITVDDMLGATAGFSFSRSVLGGEWSKFIAANPNTSTTRWGLVAADGEGFGDIGEFHLLVTQKDNLSPIVNNTTTNTITPNAGTYAQTVNQTGTHTLDFAVNGDSYNPKGTEAFYRDEILFGPPGLYIDHAIGGTADVFDITVGSYDNLEQSVVNKLAGKATFDGTTLTYTVAAVPEPGTYALMLAGLAGVAALARRRRG; translated from the coding sequence ATGCAACTGAAGAAACTCGCGGCGGCCGTCGGCCTTGCCCTCACGCTGCCCGCCGCCTTCGCGGCCATCAACACCGACAACGGCGCCGAGCTGTTCATGCTCGTGTGGAACGAGAACGGCAGCTACGCGCTGGACACCGGCATCACCGTCGACGACATGCTGGGCGCCACCGCCGGCTTCAGCTTCTCGCGCTCGGTGCTGGGTGGCGAGTGGAGCAAGTTCATCGCCGCCAACCCCAACACCTCCACCACCCGCTGGGGCCTGGTGGCGGCCGACGGTGAAGGTTTCGGCGACATCGGCGAGTTCCACCTGCTGGTCACGCAGAAGGACAACCTGTCGCCGATCGTGAACAACACCACCACCAACACCATCACGCCCAATGCCGGCACCTATGCGCAGACCGTGAACCAGACCGGCACGCACACGCTGGACTTCGCCGTCAACGGCGACAGCTACAACCCCAAGGGCACCGAAGCCTTCTACCGTGACGAGATCCTGTTCGGCCCCCCGGGCCTGTACATCGACCACGCCATCGGTGGCACCGCCGACGTGTTCGACATCACCGTCGGCAGCTATGACAACCTGGAGCAGTCGGTGGTCAACAAGCTGGCCGGCAAGGCCACCTTCGACGGCACCACGCTGACCTACACCGTGGCCGCCGTGCCGGAACCCGGCACCTATGCCCTGATGCTGGCCGGCCTGGCTGGTGTGGCCGCCCTGGCCCGTCGCCGTCGCGGCTGA
- a CDS encoding LuxR C-terminal-related transcriptional regulator, protein MHYMDDSVLLTPRHAESLVRAIESAPQVRRRYQFFVWLQTQLHTLLPHTVAVCGAYHRGRRELVFEVFQSTMLADEVMALLTDARSPLMMALVGRWMEARGRALVVDLAEAGMPLSAGPALGAVAVHGVSRPQRPAELESFFVFAQPGQPAASQQVLHLELLLPQLHATYLRVQATEQEMNNLPPPVQQRPGTAHASVTERERQILGWVREGKSNQQIGELLGISPLTVKNHIQKILRKLGASNRAQAVALAMTRNMLLCTDLPPLE, encoded by the coding sequence ATGCATTACATGGACGACTCGGTGCTCCTGACACCGCGGCATGCCGAATCCCTGGTGCGCGCGATCGAGTCCGCACCCCAGGTGCGGCGGCGCTACCAGTTCTTCGTGTGGCTGCAGACGCAACTGCACACGCTGCTGCCGCACACGGTGGCGGTGTGCGGCGCCTACCACCGCGGCCGGCGCGAGCTGGTGTTCGAGGTGTTCCAGAGCACCATGCTGGCCGACGAGGTGATGGCGCTGCTGACCGATGCCCGCTCGCCGCTGATGATGGCGCTGGTGGGCCGCTGGATGGAGGCCCGCGGCCGCGCGCTGGTGGTCGACCTCGCCGAGGCCGGCATGCCGCTGAGCGCCGGCCCGGCCCTGGGCGCGGTGGCGGTGCATGGCGTGTCGCGGCCGCAGCGCCCGGCCGAGCTGGAGAGCTTCTTCGTGTTCGCGCAGCCCGGCCAGCCGGCGGCCAGCCAGCAGGTGCTGCACCTGGAGCTGCTGCTGCCCCAGCTGCATGCCACCTATCTGCGTGTGCAGGCCACCGAGCAGGAGATGAACAACCTGCCACCGCCGGTGCAGCAGCGCCCGGGCACGGCCCACGCCTCGGTGACCGAGCGCGAGCGCCAGATCCTGGGCTGGGTGCGCGAAGGCAAGAGCAACCAGCAGATCGGCGAGCTGCTGGGCATCAGCCCGCTGACGGTGAAGAACCACATCCAGAAGATCCTGCGCAAGCTGGGCGCCAGCAACCGCGCGCAGGCCGTGGCGCTGGCCATGACCCGCAACATGCTGCTGTGCACCGACCTGCCGCCGCTCGAATGA
- a CDS encoding S8 family serine peptidase, with the protein MSHSDPFLRRMRLVVQRSPALVLLPVLLAVGQVAAAAPAREQRMDVMPSDARFGQQWWLRAVAAGNTGAAGLATSWSRSTGAPVSGSGPVVAVLDSGITTHPELDARRLPGYDFVSDAVYAGDGNGRDNDPTDSGDAITTAERLANPSAFSGCPDAPFSSWHGTVIAGQVAAVSNNGEGVAAANWNGRFLPVRVAGKCGAAVADIIDGLRWAAGLPVAGVPANANPARIIVLGYGAPEACDVTSGNAEVARVARLYTDALAEVRAAGALVIAAAGNLRSGVARPASCTGAFAVTSLNREGYKANYANFGPQVALATTGGDMAAGNTCDEELADAGIVSTGNLGETVAGQAGYVAASGSSFAGPVVGGTAALMLAVNPTLTVAELTDGLTRSARPHVQVPLLGSCSSRLPGRCTCTTTTCGAGVLDADQALVFAAAPRSYAAPARSAPTLDDARLRTCAQKLGLPLPPSGGASQPTPEPTPTPTPTPDNGGGGGGGGAMSLEAGLGLLAACAALRALQAQRRRRR; encoded by the coding sequence ATGAGCCATTCAGACCCGTTCCTGCGGCGCATGCGCCTTGTCGTCCAGCGCTCACCAGCGCTGGTGTTGCTGCCCGTGCTGCTGGCGGTCGGCCAGGTGGCTGCCGCCGCCCCTGCGCGCGAGCAGCGCATGGACGTGATGCCGTCCGACGCCCGCTTCGGCCAGCAGTGGTGGCTGCGGGCGGTGGCCGCCGGCAACACCGGCGCTGCCGGACTGGCCACGTCCTGGAGCCGGTCCACCGGCGCGCCGGTGTCGGGCAGCGGGCCGGTGGTGGCGGTGCTCGATTCCGGCATCACCACCCACCCCGAGCTGGACGCGCGCCGCCTGCCCGGCTACGACTTCGTCAGCGATGCGGTGTACGCCGGCGACGGCAACGGCCGCGACAACGACCCCACCGACTCCGGCGATGCCATCACCACCGCCGAGCGGCTGGCCAACCCGTCGGCCTTCAGCGGCTGCCCCGATGCGCCGTTTTCCAGCTGGCACGGCACGGTGATCGCCGGCCAGGTGGCGGCGGTGAGCAACAACGGCGAGGGCGTGGCCGCCGCCAACTGGAACGGCCGCTTTCTGCCGGTGCGGGTGGCCGGCAAGTGCGGCGCGGCGGTGGCCGACATCATCGACGGCCTGCGCTGGGCCGCGGGCCTGCCGGTGGCCGGCGTGCCGGCCAATGCCAACCCGGCCCGCATCATCGTGCTGGGCTATGGCGCGCCCGAAGCCTGCGACGTGACCAGCGGCAATGCCGAGGTGGCCCGCGTGGCGCGCCTTTACACCGACGCGCTGGCCGAGGTGCGCGCCGCCGGTGCGCTGGTGATCGCCGCGGCCGGCAATCTGCGCAGCGGCGTGGCGCGGCCGGCCAGCTGCACCGGGGCCTTTGCCGTCACCTCGCTCAACCGCGAAGGCTACAAGGCCAACTACGCCAACTTCGGCCCGCAGGTGGCGCTGGCCACGACGGGCGGCGACATGGCGGCCGGCAACACCTGCGACGAAGAGCTGGCCGATGCGGGCATCGTCTCCACCGGCAACCTGGGCGAGACCGTGGCCGGTCAGGCCGGCTACGTGGCCGCTTCAGGCAGCAGCTTTGCGGGTCCGGTGGTGGGCGGCACCGCAGCGCTGATGCTGGCGGTGAACCCGACCCTGACGGTGGCCGAACTGACCGACGGCCTGACCCGCAGCGCGCGCCCGCATGTGCAGGTGCCGCTGCTGGGCAGCTGCAGCAGCCGCCTGCCCGGGCGCTGCACCTGCACCACCACCACCTGCGGTGCCGGCGTGCTGGACGCCGACCAGGCGCTGGTGTTCGCGGCCGCGCCGCGCAGCTATGCGGCCCCGGCCCGCAGCGCGCCCACCCTGGACGACGCGCGCCTGCGCACCTGCGCGCAGAAGCTGGGCCTGCCGCTGCCACCGTCGGGCGGCGCCAGCCAGCCCACGCCTGAACCCACGCCGACTCCCACGCCCACGCCGGACAACGGCGGTGGTGGTGGTGGTGGTGGTGCGATGAGCCTCGAAGCCGGCCTCGGCCTGCTGGCCGCCTGCGCGGCCCTGCGTGCGCTGCAGGCTCAGCGCCGCCGGCGCAGGTAG
- a CDS encoding PEP-CTERM sorting domain-containing protein: protein MNCKPSTLALAAALLLAGPAALAATLDYGGTTVGGATFNRPVETLDFVTMTDTAYSAFEFTVGSTGFYNFLSTAQGGWDNFVLLYGPSFNPTQPLTGALVANDDLGGTTVGQAGFSWGLTAGVRYTFVTTGVGDSGLFSNSITGPGSIAAVPEPSTYLMLAMGLAAIGYLRRRR from the coding sequence ATGAACTGCAAGCCTTCCACGCTGGCGCTGGCCGCCGCATTGCTGCTGGCCGGCCCCGCGGCACTGGCCGCCACGCTGGACTACGGCGGCACCACCGTCGGCGGTGCCACCTTCAACCGTCCGGTGGAAACGCTGGACTTCGTCACGATGACCGACACGGCCTACAGCGCCTTCGAGTTCACCGTGGGCAGCACCGGCTTCTACAACTTCCTGAGCACGGCGCAAGGCGGCTGGGACAACTTCGTGCTGCTGTATGGGCCGTCGTTCAACCCGACCCAGCCGCTGACCGGCGCGCTGGTGGCCAACGACGACCTGGGCGGCACCACCGTCGGCCAGGCCGGCTTTTCATGGGGGCTGACGGCGGGCGTGCGCTACACCTTCGTGACCACCGGCGTGGGAGACAGCGGCCTCTTCAGCAACAGCATCACCGGGCCCGGCAGCATCGCCGCCGTGCCCGAACCTTCCACCTACCTGATGCTGGCCATGGGCCTGGCGGCCATCGGCTACCTGCGCCGGCGGCGCTGA